The Amblyraja radiata isolate CabotCenter1 chromosome 5, sAmbRad1.1.pri, whole genome shotgun sequence genome includes the window tgtgagtgtggttttactgacctgtgtgGTTTGAATATgatgtttgaaaatgaaaatgtggtttgaaaatgaagtttgaaattgAAAATGTGGTTCGTTTGCAAATGTGGTTCGTTTGAAAATGGAAACTGGTTTGTTTGAAAATGGAAactgtttggtttgaaaatgaaaatgtgcttggttcgaaaatgaataggtgcttggtttgaaaattaaaatgtggttggtttgaaaatctatatcattaaaagtctaatcttgaccacagtttgcgctgtatattgagttTGAAAAAAcgaatttggaggccttgcaccctgcttgaaattgtatgaaacggcacttgaatttggtggccttgcaccctgcttgaagtggcaggaaactgcaagagtttggtggccttgcaccctgcttgaagtggcaggaaactgcacttgagtttgatgaccttgcaccctgcttgaagtggtatggaactgcatttgagtttggtggccttgcaccctgcttgaagtggtatggaactgcatttgagtttggtggccttgcaccctgcttgaagtggtatggaactgcatttgagtttggtggccttgcaccctgcttgaagtggtatggaaCTGCACTCTAGTTTGGTGGAGTTCCCTGCCACCGAGtgcagtgaaggccaaatcactggatggatttaagagagttagatagagctcgaggggctactggaatcaagggatatgggaagggaggcaggggttattgattggggacgatcagtcatgatcacaatgaatggcggtgctggctcgaagggccgaatggcctcctcctgcacctactttctatgtttctattattgttagctaggggaaggtgacaacgagggagACAAAGTTAAATTTTAATTGGGAGACAATCAaacgtcggagaactaggatggaggagggatggagagagacggaAAGCAAGGATTccatgaagttggagaaatcaatattcataccactggggcgtaagctgcccaagcgaaatatgagcagctgttcctccaatttgtgctgggcctcactctaacagtggaggaggcccaggattgaaaggtcagtgtgtgaatgggaggggaagttaaaatgtttagcaacgtgAAGATTGTGTAGGCCGAGGTTCATTGAAGCTTTTTCACTTTATTTCCCCAAGGACATGCTTGCCAGTTTGAGGGGCTCCAGCTCTTCCCAGAGGTTCCTGGAGGGTACAAGCAGGATAAGGGAAACCAGTGACGCTCCGTTGCTGGAGAACGACGAGACTGTGCGGGCTGGACCCTCCTTCAGGAAGCCCCTGTACGGCATCACGCACAAGATCTCGGACCGACGGAGCCTGCTAAAGGGAGAGCAGCAGTCGGCCACTGAAGGAGGCTTCTTCAACAGCCTCCTCCAGCAACACCACCTGACCGATGGCCACAAGAACTACTCTAGCAACCTGTCGCCCCAGGCCACTGGAGCCGAGCCCACCCTCTACTCCCTGATCCACAAGATGTTCTTCACCCTCAACACGCTGAACTCCACCATGACCCAGCTCCACAGCAAGATCGACCTGTTGTCGCTGGAGGTGGACCGCACCAAGAGGCACGTCAGCCCAGGAGAGTCGGTGCTGGACTTCCCACCGCCGGCCGAGTACCGGCTGAACAACAGCGAGCTGAAGCAACTTCTGGAGCAGAGCTCATCCCCGGGAGACCTCTCCTGCCGCCTGCTCCTCCAGCTCTTCCCAGAGCTCTTGGCCGAAGACCAGGCTGACGTGGGTTGCCGAGCGTGCAGCGCCACGCCCACGAGGAAGCTGGACACTCTCCACCTCCAGCTCATCCGAAACTACGTGGAGGTTTGCTACCCGTCGGGCGGGAATGGCGACGTGTGGAGGGCGGACTGCCTCCCGCAGCTCAACGACTTCTTCAACAGCTTCTGGGcacagagggagatggagagcagcCAGCAGATCTCCAAGGTGGTCAGCCTCGACTGGGAAGACCACGACTTTGGGCAAGCCCAGTCTAACAGCTATGTGGAGGACAACCCGCAAGAGGAAGCCCTGTCCTTGGACTCTTTCAGCAGCATCAACTCAGACTTGGTGCTGGAAGCCCAGGAGATCAGTGAGTACCTAGAGGAGGCCTCGTCGCCCAGTGAATTTGCTGCCTTGCTCCTCCACCGCCTCTTCCCGGAGCTCTTTAACTTCAGGCGCTTGGCGTCGCAGTACAGCTGCCGCGGCTCTCCGGGCAGGCAAGCTCTGGACCCCCAGAAGATGCAGGTGGTGAGGAGATACTGTGAGATCTACTACCCCGAGGTGCGGGACGAGGAGGCATGGACGGAGCTGGTGGAGCGACGGCTCGACCAGGAGCTGGAGTGCGTCCACTCTGACGACAGCGACTCGGACAGGCAGAGGGACGAGAGCATTGGGACCTCCAATGCCTCAATGGTGGGCAGCCAAGAGGACCTCGGAAGGTCCACGCCCTGGTTGAAGAAGTTCTGGCTGAAGCCCGTGGACTTCAACCGGATGGAGATACCTTCTCCGCACTTCAAGGTGCCCTGCCCGCAACACATCCTCGATAGACACCAGTTGAAGAATATTTACGAGAAAAGCCAGTCCAATGGCAACTTTGCCTCCCGCCTGTTAGTGCAGTTCTTCCCCGAGCTCTTCACGCCGGAGAACCTGAGGAAGCAGTACAACTGCAGCGGGTCCCTGGGCAAGAAACAACTGGACCCCGTGAGGATCAAGCTCATCCGCCACTACGTGCAGCTGATGTGCCCCAGGGCCAAGTGTGACAAGACCTGGAAACACGAGTTTATGTCCAAGTTGGACGAACGCTGCCGCCGCAGGGACATGGAGCAACGGCGCGTCTACCACCAGCAGAGGAAGAAGTCCATCGCCTACAGCGAAGGAGTGAAGGAAGAGCAGATGCTTGCAGCAACCCAGCCAGAGCAGGCCAAGAGGGACTCCGTTCAACCACAACCACAGGCAGCACAAGACCGGTCAGAACGCTACAATCGAAACTTCTGCAAAGTTCCCCTCCACCAACTCAACGTCCCCACTGTCGACTTCCCCGTGGCCACCAAGCATCTACTGTCCACCAAGGATCTAAAGGAGATAGTCCAGGACAGTCTGTCAGTCGGGAATTTCAGCGCCCGGCTTCTGGTCAGGATCTTCCCTGAGCTGTTTACGTCCGAAAACCTGAGAGTGCAGTACAACCATTCGGGGGCGTGCAACAAGAAGCAACTGGACCCAGTGCGCCTGAGGCTGATCCGCCACTATGTGAAGGCAATTTACCCTCGGGCCAAGAGTGATCAGGTGTGGAACTTGGAGTGTATTCCCAGCATCGACGAGAGGTGTAGAAGACCCAACAGGAGGAAGTCCAAGGTGACCGCATACTCCAAGGATAAGAAACGTTAAAATtgacacagacacaaaaagctggagtaactcagcgggacaggcagcatctctggagagaaggaagggtcgagacccttcttcacactttcaAACGTTAAACATTTCTCCCTCAGTCCTCGCCTTCGAAATATCAAACTTGCATTTTCTCTTCTCTATAAGGAAGTTCACCACAAAATAGTGACGTTGACCGCAGGGCAGAtaatctgtgaatatttgttttaAACTTCAAAAGATCAATGAGTGCTGGCTCTATGGAGAACCCACAGAGGGAGTTACCACCCACCTTATTGtttcatcttagtttagtttagagatacagcgcggaaatagacccttcggcccactgagcccacgccaaccagcgatcactccgtacattagcactatcctacataatttactgaagctaattagtcTGCAaacctggtagacaaaagtgctggagaaactcagcgggtgcagcagcttctatggagcgaaggaaataggcaacgtttcgggccgaaacccttcagtctgaagaagggtttcgacccgaaacgttgcctatttgcttcgctccatagatgctgctgcacccgctgagtttctccagcacttttgtctaccttcgattttccaacatctgcagttccttcttaaacagtctgcaaacctgtacgtctttagagtgtgggaggaaaccagagcacctggagaaatcccagacTACTGTTTCGGTTTGGAGATCTGTTTTCAGATACAAGAGGGAAAGATGGAGTGAAGCTTTatccataatgtggataaatgtgaggttatccactttagtggcaaaaacaggaaagtagactttaatCTGAATGGTGATTCAGGAAAaggtgagatgcaacgagacctgtgtgtactggtacaccagtcattgaaagtaggcatgcaggtgcagcaggcagtgaagaaagcgaatggtatgttagcattcatagcaaaaggatttgagtataggagcagggaggttctactgcagttgtacaggtaggctgtgggccgagcatcaaaaatgtgtctagaaatcagttttcgtgacccaagtcaccaaactacatgaaattttccacaggtttagatgaaatataatcgagaaggatgtcataactcgtcattgccgaaagttgcacattaattaattaaactaattagaaaatgagatcaggaaagtaagcgccatctagtggccaatgcccatattacacgatgggcagcctatttccgtgttggagTCCATTTATATCATTATACCTATATTCCAGATAGATATATTCCTTCGTTTTCTGAAAAACGGCCGCTATGGGCGGCACTATgtatacccccccctccccccgccgagaagatccgcggctccgcgttcgcgaatcggccactttttaattgagaccgcggcttcactatgttaaatataggccccgcgatcggagcaccgtgaatgagtgagtgagtgagtgaatgaagggatgaatgagtgagtgagtgagtgagtgagtgagtgagtgagtgagtgagtgagtgagtgagtgagtgagtgagagaatgaaggaaggaaggagtgaaggagtgaatgaatgtacagcctccaaatctcattttttcacattataaaggtgcaattaaattaattaaatccatacagattaattttcataaattcagactttagatcttacctttcagtttgagttgattcacaaagtttcacaactttgtgttgcagggactttgctttcaagactataataaaatgtgcaagtcttgttctatttaataaaaatgtgcaagtcttgttcatgacaagtttcaggggtgatttatataaattttttacacaatttgtgaaaatgtcatgtagttctgtgacttgggtcacgaaacactggaataaagctcctcagcccacagcctaagggtcttggtgagaccacacctggagtattgcgtacagttttggtctcctaatctgaggaaggacattcttgccatagagggagtacagagaaggttcaccagactgattcctgggatgtcaggactttcatatgaagaaagactggatagactcggcttgtactcgctagaatttagaagattgaggggggatcttatagaaacgtacaaaattcttaaggggttggacaggctagatgcaggaagattgttcccgatgttggggaagtccagaacaaggggtcacggtttaaggatgcaggagaaatcttttaggactgagatgaaaaacattttttacacagagagtggtgaatctctggaattctctgccacagaatgtagttgaggccagttcattggctatatttaagagggagttagatgtggcctttgtggctaaagggatcagggggtatggagagaaggcaggtacaggataccgagttggatgatcagccatgatcatattgaatggcggtgcaggctcgaagggccgaatggcctactcctgcatctattttctatgtttctatgtaagctggTCCCTCAATGGGAATTTCCTTAAtgctcatgttcataaattctaggagcagaattaggctcatagacagcccatcaagtctactccgccattcaatcatggctgatccatctttcccattcaatcatggctgatccatctttccctcttaacccattatcctgccttctccccataacccctaacacccgtactaattaagaatctgtcaatctctgccttaaaagtatcaattgacgtcctccacagccttctgtggcaatgaattccagattcaccaacctctgacgaaagaaaatcctcctcatctgctctctaaaggtatgtccctatattccgaggctatgacgtctagccttagactgtcccactagtggaaacatcctctccacattcactctatccaggcctttcactatttgggagTGGGGTTTGTTGGAAGAGATGAAGTGGAGTTTGTTCCTTTATGGAATGGAGTCTTCTGGAAGAGGTGGAGTGGTGTTTATCCCTCAATGGAATGGAGTCTTCTGGAAGAGATGGAGTGGAGTTGGTTCCTCCCTGGGAGTAGGGACCACTGAGCAATGGGTGAGCttgctcctcttctctcctctcttcccaccAAGCAGGGCTGCTCATTTCCCTCGATGAGAGTGGAGACCAGGGTCTGATACAGTTGAGATGTCAAGGTCCTCATATGCTGGCATTGGAAAATGCTATACTGGGATGAAAGAGCatgagaggatagacacaaagtgctggagtaactcagtggcaaagGGTAAGTGAcaatttgagtcaagaccctttgtctgaagaaacgttgcaatctgaaacatcacctatcctttccagagctgctgcctgtcccgctgagttactccagcactttgtgcccatctttggtataaagcagcatctgcagtactttgctCCTACGAGAATGAGAGTGTAACTGCTAATTTCTGAGATACTTGAATGTTTCTCCGTTGACAAACTCATCGCGTTGTCCTCATTGTTTACTCAAGGGGAAACATTTTGAATGGATATACAAAAATGATTATGTACCAAAGCTACCAGTAACAAACCAGCTCCCTTGAGACTAGTTTGTTGATTTTTGTACTGAAAGAGTTCAATTTTAGTGATTTTAAAAAGACATATTCTGAATGTTCAtaggttcaaggagcagaataaggccattcggcccatcaaatgcactctgccattcaatcatggcaccaCATCCACTCATTCCAGgcctttttctttttaatttcagGCAGTTTATGAATTTTGACTGCTAAAACCAACACAAGTTTTAGGATTTGATTATCACCGGACACTTGGAtatagatagtcacaaaatgctggagtaatttagcgggtcaggcagcatctctggagagaaggaagaggtgacgttttgggtcgacccaaaacgtcacccattccttctctccagttatgctgcctgtcccactgaattactccagcaatttgtgtctatcttcggtgtaaaccagcaactgcagttccttccgacacatgacaCTTGGATATGCTACATAGCTATATATCATTTAGGTATATTTGTGTATGTCAGTTATCTATAACCAACTCACACAGATAATGTTTTAAATAGATTTATTGCCTATCTAGAAAAAGCTGTAATAAAAAAATTGACATTAAATTGTACATCTTTTCGGTGAACTGTGAACATAGTCGTCAAAATCCTTCAAATTTATCTCAATATTAAAGTATGACATTCAGTAATAAAAACCGTCAAATGCAACTTGACATTATATTGATTAAATATGCCTGAATGAAAAATGCATTGAAAATATtgtttcgaagggccaaatggcctcctcctgcacctatttctttatgtttcaccctctccctccctctctcctttcttctcttttcaccctctccccctccctcccacactccctccctTCCGCTCTCTCctttcaccctctccctccctttcctctctatcctttcctccctctctctctcctttcctccttccctctccctccctcccagttgtgaacactgcccagtccatcattggctctgacctctccaccatcgaagggatttatcggagtcgctacctcaaaaaggctgccagcatcatcagagacccacacagcGCTggtaacattgggtgagagttgggagtgagaaattgcgagagaccaaactCGAAGGAGCgcagcgaccgaggggggggctTGGGGTTTGGGAGGGGGGTTTGGGGTTTGGGAAGGGGGtgccccccctcccattggtatggagcttttgcatttttcagcttaaaattgcgcaatctggtgcatactgtagctaaTCTTTTAACTTactcttgaatgcaatatttatgctttaaattggattagctatgaataaggttcagctaaattacattcctaaatacattccacagtagagccaggctctgatcaacagatgcagcacatgaatgatcgtagtatattcatgtatggaaatcagattataatcaaacacttggcccacattgaccaacctgggtctcactgcacagctggtactactcctgaccctgactccagttgcataccttctctcagtcCTGacccgagtccagccttacacctggacaCCTATTCTATCCTGATCATAGCAGCTGACCTGCTGAGGTTTCTagcgctgaacactcccattgtcccagctttgactgcacacctagtactattccagatcttgactctggatgcacacttggccttgctcctagcccctctgcactgacaatatatctggcccacgcataaagccccatatctgaccctctGGACAACCtattatgttcaagtccacaggagcttatctaatgcggtaatctattatggggcacttcatggaccaaattttgtataacataaaattgctacatccattggcttccttgttatctaacatgctagttactttgtcaaagaagtcatcaattggttgaacataatttctcatccataaaattataatcactcagctgtataagtattctgttacaatTTCCATAATTTTCCTAACaaggaagtcattttcacccccagtattttcagtattttgccgtCTTCCtcacagctgggacttttccgaaatgcaaagtccaataactatatatttaagcaatattattctattaaatgtgatcttgagagtatttcatattttctgtggtattcataacacaacaatgataaaaaatatctttgttttgattgcacctaccaacatgcatacattattatattacagttaatatgtaccgagggcacatTTTTGATCCAATGCCcagttcccaattacttttacattgaagtgattgaaatccaagtgaagtttaaatggcatcagaaaaataaaacctccggaatggatgatattcattatgtggttggttggagtcattaTCAGCACAATTGCtaaattaaactttgaatcttcagatgtcctggttcaagctaaaactaaaggcaaataataacctcctcacacattcccctgcaaaatatgccccttctttgaacaagctcttaaatatcgcacccgaatcagtttccatctgattacactccttgaggatgttcatctatgtgttcaattaataaaacaacgagattggggacatttctattcaacctgtcaaaggaatttgggggggagggggggggtggttagaaatagtcagtgaggtaaacaaacataatagttgagtggcaaatgacaatagtactaccttcccaatatttaactgaaggaaataatgggttatcggggcagtaagttgtgacagacagcctgacaccttgcatgtcattttaatattacacttatcccatccccctggatattcctgaTTAATGAATTGAGGTTTTGTCAACCAATTACATCAGGCAAATtaaaaatcaataacattagccaactccgaaacacgaagagctgagcattgggatccagacatcacggacaactggcctcagttccctgctcacatctggcagggttctgtctgaaccaggggacacggagtgtttttgaaagtgggatGGCTGAATGATCACTGGCCTTCGGGGCatccggcgagggagtggagcaaccgagtggggggagggtgtgggagggggtgtcaaTCGGCGAAATCAACTAATTTCCCCAATtgagtatgaatatcgatttctttaacatcccctctctctccgtccctccgccACCTGACTACTACCTGGTACTAGctgcaaagtcgtcttgttgggtctcattgtgtgagaaagaactgcagatgctggtttaaaccgaagagagacacaaaatgctggagcagctcagcgggacaggcagcatctctggagagaaggaatgggtgacgtttcgggtcgagcctgatccatgccggtcaccagcacAGAGACTAAAGGCAGCGACACATCGCTTCCGCCCGgggctcttgcactgaggctactccatggccggagctgcagcgagtgactcgccagccccggcacaCTCGCccctctgtccccgccgctgcttctgcttccacccctccctcagcccc containing:
- the LOC116973664 gene encoding BEN domain-containing protein 3-like isoform X1, translating into MTQSYITERKPRRKKNRQREREKHRDSDRCATGSSRPPVLTHPLWGRFTMNSTEKDDESEIRTPFRGLNPSVSKDEELENGDTVTNVNIEVVKTEIKMEDDEDEGSFSPDTAAENSIVPNALKRKQIHNGFGETTIDHESPISHKLGRVNCEDMLASLRGSSSSQRFLEGTSRIRETSDAPLLENDETVRAGPSFRKPLYGITHKISDRRSLLKGEQQSATEGGFFNSLLQQHHLTDGHKNYSSNLSPQATGAEPTLYSLIHKMFFTLNTLNSTMTQLHSKIDLLSLEVDRTKRHVSPGESVLDFPPPAEYRLNNSELKQLLEQSSSPGDLSCRLLLQLFPELLAEDQADVGCRACSATPTRKLDTLHLQLIRNYVEVCYPSGGNGDVWRADCLPQLNDFFNSFWAQREMESSQQISKVVSLDWEDHDFGQAQSNSYVEDNPQEEALSLDSFSSINSDLVLEAQEISEYLEEASSPSEFAALLLHRLFPELFNFRRLASQYSCRGSPGRQALDPQKMQVVRRYCEIYYPEVRDEEAWTELVERRLDQELECVHSDDSDSDRQRDESIGTSNASMVGSQEDLGRSTPWLKKFWLKPVDFNRMEIPSPHFKVPCPQHILDRHQLKNIYEKSQSNGNFASRLLVQFFPELFTPENLRKQYNCSGSLGKKQLDPVRIKLIRHYVQLMCPRAKCDKTWKHEFMSKLDERCRRRDMEQRRVYHQQRKKSIAYSEGVKEEQMLAATQPEQAKRDSVQPQPQAAQDRSERYNRNFCKVPLHQLNVPTVDFPVATKHLLSTKDLKEIVQDSLSVGNFSARLLVRIFPELFTSENLRVQYNHSGACNKKQLDPVRLRLIRHYVKAIYPRAKSDQVWNLECIPSIDERCRRPNRRKSKVTAYSKDKKR
- the LOC116973664 gene encoding BEN domain-containing protein 3-like isoform X6; the encoded protein is MKGLLHRQKRFTMNSTEKDDESEIRTPFRGLNPSVSKDEELENGDTVTNVNIEVVKTEIKMEDDEDEGSFSPDTAAENSIVPNALKRKQIHNGFGETTIDHESPISHKLGRVNCEDMLASLRGSSSSQRFLEGTSRIRETSDAPLLENDETVRAGPSFRKPLYGITHKISDRRSLLKGEQQSATEGGFFNSLLQQHHLTDGHKNYSSNLSPQATGAEPTLYSLIHKMFFTLNTLNSTMTQLHSKIDLLSLEVDRTKRHVSPGESVLDFPPPAEYRLNNSELKQLLEQSSSPGDLSCRLLLQLFPELLAEDQADVGCRACSATPTRKLDTLHLQLIRNYVEVCYPSGGNGDVWRADCLPQLNDFFNSFWAQREMESSQQISKVVSLDWEDHDFGQAQSNSYVEDNPQEEALSLDSFSSINSDLVLEAQEISEYLEEASSPSEFAALLLHRLFPELFNFRRLASQYSCRGSPGRQALDPQKMQVVRRYCEIYYPEVRDEEAWTELVERRLDQELECVHSDDSDSDRQRDESIGTSNASMVGSQEDLGRSTPWLKKFWLKPVDFNRMEIPSPHFKVPCPQHILDRHQLKNIYEKSQSNGNFASRLLVQFFPELFTPENLRKQYNCSGSLGKKQLDPVRIKLIRHYVQLMCPRAKCDKTWKHEFMSKLDERCRRRDMEQRRVYHQQRKKSIAYSEGVKEEQMLAATQPEQAKRDSVQPQPQAAQDRSERYNRNFCKVPLHQLNVPTVDFPVATKHLLSTKDLKEIVQDSLSVGNFSARLLVRIFPELFTSENLRVQYNHSGACNKKQLDPVRLRLIRHYVKAIYPRAKSDQVWNLECIPSIDERCRRPNRRKSKVTAYSKDKKR
- the LOC116973664 gene encoding BEN domain-containing protein 3-like isoform X2, producing MTQSHVTERTPRRKKTRRDKHRDSDRCATGSSRPPVLTHPLWGRFTMNSTEKDNESEIRTPFRGLNPSVSKDEELENEDTVTNVNIEVVKTEIKMEDDEDEGSFSPDTAAENSIVPNALKRKQIHNGFGETTIDHESPISHKLGRVNCEDMLASLRGSSSSQRFLEGTSRIRETSDAPLLENDETVRAGPSFRKPLYGITHKISDRRSLLKGEQQSATEGGFFNSLLQQHHLTDGHKNYSSNLSPQATGAEPTLYSLIHKMFFTLNTLNSTMTQLHSKIDLLSLEVDRTKRHVSPGESVLDFPPPAEYRLNNSELKQLLEQSSSPGDLSCRLLLQLFPELLAEDQADVGCRACSATPTRKLDTLHLQLIRNYVEVCYPSGGNGDVWRADCLPQLNDFFNSFWAQREMESSQQISKVVSLDWEDHDFGQAQSNSYVEDNPQEEALSLDSFSSINSDLVLEAQEISEYLEEASSPSEFAALLLHRLFPELFNFRRLASQYSCRGSPGRQALDPQKMQVVRRYCEIYYPEVRDEEAWTELVERRLDQELECVHSDDSDSDRQRDESIGTSNASMVGSQEDLGRSTPWLKKFWLKPVDFNRMEIPSPHFKVPCPQHILDRHQLKNIYEKSQSNGNFASRLLVQFFPELFTPENLRKQYNCSGSLGKKQLDPVRIKLIRHYVQLMCPRAKCDKTWKHEFMSKLDERCRRRDMEQRRVYHQQRKKSIAYSEGVKEEQMLAATQPEQAKRDSVQPQPQAAQDRSERYNRNFCKVPLHQLNVPTVDFPVATKHLLSTKDLKEIVQDSLSVGNFSARLLVRIFPELFTSENLRVQYNHSGACNKKQLDPVRLRLIRHYVKAIYPRAKSDQVWNLECIPSIDERCRRPNRRKSKVTAYSKDKKR
- the LOC116973664 gene encoding BEN domain-containing protein 3-like isoform X7, coding for MNSTEKDDESEIRTPFRGLNPSVSKDEELENGDTVTNVNIEVVKTEIKMEDDEDEGSFSPDTAAENSIVPNALKRKQIHNGFGETTIDHESPISHKLGRVNCEDMLASLRGSSSSQRFLEGTSRIRETSDAPLLENDETVRAGPSFRKPLYGITHKISDRRSLLKGEQQSATEGGFFNSLLQQHHLTDGHKNYSSNLSPQATGAEPTLYSLIHKMFFTLNTLNSTMTQLHSKIDLLSLEVDRTKRHVSPGESVLDFPPPAEYRLNNSELKQLLEQSSSPGDLSCRLLLQLFPELLAEDQADVGCRACSATPTRKLDTLHLQLIRNYVEVCYPSGGNGDVWRADCLPQLNDFFNSFWAQREMESSQQISKVVSLDWEDHDFGQAQSNSYVEDNPQEEALSLDSFSSINSDLVLEAQEISEYLEEASSPSEFAALLLHRLFPELFNFRRLASQYSCRGSPGRQALDPQKMQVVRRYCEIYYPEVRDEEAWTELVERRLDQELECVHSDDSDSDRQRDESIGTSNASMVGSQEDLGRSTPWLKKFWLKPVDFNRMEIPSPHFKVPCPQHILDRHQLKNIYEKSQSNGNFASRLLVQFFPELFTPENLRKQYNCSGSLGKKQLDPVRIKLIRHYVQLMCPRAKCDKTWKHEFMSKLDERCRRRDMEQRRVYHQQRKKSIAYSEGVKEEQMLAATQPEQAKRDSVQPQPQAAQDRSERYNRNFCKVPLHQLNVPTVDFPVATKHLLSTKDLKEIVQDSLSVGNFSARLLVRIFPELFTSENLRVQYNHSGACNKKQLDPVRLRLIRHYVKAIYPRAKSDQVWNLECIPSIDERCRRPNRRKSKVTAYSKDKKR
- the LOC116973664 gene encoding BEN domain-containing protein 3-like isoform X8 — encoded protein: MNSTEKDNESEIRTPFRGLNPSVSKDEELENEDTVTNVNIEVVKTEIKMEDDEDEGSFSPDTAAENSIVPNALKRKQIHNGFGETTIDHESPISHKLGRVNCEDMLASLRGSSSSQRFLEGTSRIRETSDAPLLENDETVRAGPSFRKPLYGITHKISDRRSLLKGEQQSATEGGFFNSLLQQHHLTDGHKNYSSNLSPQATGAEPTLYSLIHKMFFTLNTLNSTMTQLHSKIDLLSLEVDRTKRHVSPGESVLDFPPPAEYRLNNSELKQLLEQSSSPGDLSCRLLLQLFPELLAEDQADVGCRACSATPTRKLDTLHLQLIRNYVEVCYPSGGNGDVWRADCLPQLNDFFNSFWAQREMESSQQISKVVSLDWEDHDFGQAQSNSYVEDNPQEEALSLDSFSSINSDLVLEAQEISEYLEEASSPSEFAALLLHRLFPELFNFRRLASQYSCRGSPGRQALDPQKMQVVRRYCEIYYPEVRDEEAWTELVERRLDQELECVHSDDSDSDRQRDESIGTSNASMVGSQEDLGRSTPWLKKFWLKPVDFNRMEIPSPHFKVPCPQHILDRHQLKNIYEKSQSNGNFASRLLVQFFPELFTPENLRKQYNCSGSLGKKQLDPVRIKLIRHYVQLMCPRAKCDKTWKHEFMSKLDERCRRRDMEQRRVYHQQRKKSIAYSEGVKEEQMLAATQPEQAKRDSVQPQPQAAQDRSERYNRNFCKVPLHQLNVPTVDFPVATKHLLSTKDLKEIVQDSLSVGNFSARLLVRIFPELFTSENLRVQYNHSGACNKKQLDPVRLRLIRHYVKAIYPRAKSDQVWNLECIPSIDERCRRPNRRKSKVTAYSKDKKR